One stretch of Euphorbia lathyris chromosome 7, ddEupLath1.1, whole genome shotgun sequence DNA includes these proteins:
- the LOC136201385 gene encoding PHD finger protein EHD3 isoform X1, translated as MSGEEGTSKGVSPSEGIHCLKREATDNGFEIRNLTDSGECSSVLGVGVRTYKRRKYARSSSESKGQVQRGSMETASKLEDETIKEQSDCLPKKYASLDGSRTFVLECICRSLNNDDGVGIQGCIRDALKMEVQDPDTHAKDREKCSSQSQSIPNGTHYAAREHVVMSNESLDGTHRPVTTMCQRTFRNIINSEKFTLLCKLLFENSQELKTDKILGLSLIHTRMRDGSYEHMPLLFYADIQLMWKKLQDIGKELNSIAKSLSDVSSAYYNEQFYNRKSYQNGKSEEIDPCRTYCVFSCQRCGGKADVRESLVCDSCEETYHVSCIEPAVKEIPPRTWYCTNCTARGMDSPHENCIVCARLNAPIIQCTQASAKGVSPANEKMFSDFEEASNCSRDDFCEASGGSRSVCCCKICGSEVENGEKVMICEHIDCTYKYYHMRCLTSNLLKSYGPRWYCPSCLCRVCLDDKDDDKIVLCDGCDHGYHMYCMNPPRMAVPRGKWFCVHCRVKLSKIGRAKRQYEKQGNNTKQEEKELHEKCVQELDNSREGMDILLTAALGHTYNSSPRF; from the exons ATGAGTGGTGAGGAAGGAACAAGCAAAGGCGTGAGCCCAAGTGAGGGAATTCACTGCTTGAAACGTGAAGCAACAGATAATGGTTTTGAGATCAGGAATCTGACTGACAGTGGTGAGTGCAGCTCAGTACTCGGTGTGGGTGTTCGAACTTACAAGAGGCGTAAGTATGCAAGGTCAAGTTCAGAGAGTAAAGGTCAAGTTCAGAGAGGTTCCATGGAAACTGCTAGTAAATTGGAAGATGAG ACCATAAAGGAACAATCAGACTGTCTTCCGAAGAAATATGCTTCTTTGGATGGTTCAAGAACCTTTGTCCTTGAATGCATTTGTCGGTCCTTAAATAATGATGATGGAGTTGGTATTCAGGGTTGCATCCGCGATGCACTTAAGATGGAAGTTCAG GATCCTGATACTCATGCCAAAGATAGGGAAAAATGCTCCTCACAATCGCAGAGCATACCTAATGGAACTCACTATGCAGCTAGAGAGCATGTGGTCATGTCGAATGAATCTTTAGATGGAACACACCGACCTGTCACTACGATGTGCCAGCGTACTTTCCGTAATATTATAAATTCTGAGAAGTTTACCTTACTCTGTAAGCTACTATTTGAGAATTCCCAAGAATTGAAGACTGATAAAATTTTAGGCTTAAGTCTCATACACACAAGGATGAGGGATGGCAGTTATGAACATATGCCTTTGCTTTTTTATGCAGATATTCAACTG ATGtggaaaaagcttcaagacATCGGTAAGGAGTTGAATTCAATCGCAAAAAGCCTCTCAGATGTATCATCGGCTTACTATAATGAGCAG TTCTACAACAGGAAATCTTATCAGAATGGTAAATCAGAGGAAATAGACCCTTGCAGGACATATTGTGTCTTCAGTTGTCAGCGCTGTGGTGGCAAAGCAGATGTGAGGGAATCTTTAGTTTGTGATTCATGCGAGGAAACATACCATGTATCTTGTATTGAACCTGCTGTTAAAGAGATTCCTCCAAGAACTTGGTACTGTACAAACTGTACTGCTAGAGGAATGGATTCTCCCCATGAGAATTGTATAGTGTGTGCAAGGCTGAATGCCCCCATAATTCAATGCACTCAAGCCAGTGCCAAAGGAGTATCTCCTGCAAATGAAAAAATGTTCAGTGACTTTGAAGAGGCTTCAAATTGCTCTAGGGATGATTTCTGCGAAGCATCAGGAGGAAGTAGAAGTGTTTGTTGTTGTAAAATTTGTGGAAGTGAGGTGGAAAATGGCGAAAAGGTAATGATATGTGAGCATATTGATTGCACTTATAAGTATTACCACATGCGTTGCCTGACAAGTAACCTGTTAAAATCGTATGGTCCTCGCTGGTATTGTCCTTCATGTCTGTGTAGAGTTTGCCTTGATGATAAAGATGATGATAAGATTGTTCTATGTGATGGGTGCGATCATGGATATCACATGTATTGCATGAATCCACCGCGAATGGCAGTGCCGAGAGGGAAATGGTTCTGCGTACATTGTCGTGTGAAACTCAGTAAAATAGGCAGGGCAAAGAGGCAGTATGAGAAACAGGGAAATAATACTAAACAGGAAGAGAAGGAACTGCACGAGAAATGTGTCCAAGAATTGGACAACAGTAGAGAAGGGATGGACATACTTCTAACAGCAGCTCTAGGACATACTTATAACAGCAGCCCTAGATTTTGA
- the LOC136201386 gene encoding caffeic acid 3-O-methyltransferase-like gives MSSLDLNMETNIIEPQVVSCKESNSMGEHEEEEEEEMGKVAVRLANAAVLPLVLKSAIELNLINIIFKATSDGFSLSPCEIAARIPTKNPDAPFLLDRMLRLLASYDILLVSESVSDGELKRVYSAAPICKFLTWNQSEEGESVAPLFLLHHDEVFMKSWYHLNDVILDGGIPFNRAYGMTNFEYLGTDQRFNKVFNQAMSNHTALIAKKILHVYKGFDGLKVLVDVGGGNGVTLNLITSKYPQIKGINFDLPHVLADAPSFPGVEHVGGDMFISVPKGDAVFMKWILHGWSDEYCLKLLQKCWEAIPSKGKVIVVESVLAVEADKSNSVSTQIVFEQDMFMLAQTSGGMERTLKDYHNLAINSGFTGCQLICSAYNTWVMEFHKQ, from the exons ATGTCTAGTTTAGATCTGAACATGGAAACAAACATAATTGAACCCCAAGTGGTTAGCTGTAAAGAGAGTAATTCAATGGGCGaacatgaagaagaagaagaagaagagatgggGAAAGTGGCTGTCCGTCTAGCCAATGCTGCTGTGCTTCCTCTGGTACTGAAATCAGCAATTGAGCTTAATCTCATTAACATCATATTCAAAGCTACATCCGATGGTTTTTCCCTCTCTCCTTGTGAAATTGCTGCTCGAATTCCCACTAAAAACCCAGATGCCCCTTTCCTTCTGGATCGCATGCTTCGCCTTTTGGCTAGCTACGATATTCTTCTTGTGTCTGAATCTGTATCTGATGGAGAATTGAAAAGAGTTTACTCTGCTGCTCCTATCTGCAAGTTCCTAACTTGGAACCAGAGTGAAGAAGGGGAATCTGTTGCTCCTCTATTCCTGTTGCACCACGATGAGGTGTTCATGAAGAGCTGGTACCATCTGAATGATGTTATACTTGACGGAGGGATTCCATTCAACAGGGCTTACGGAATGACAAATTTTGAATATTTAGGAACTGATCAAAGGTTCAATAAGGTATTCAATCAAGCTATGTCTAATCACACTGCTTTAATTGCCAAGAAGATTCTACATGTTTATAAAGGATTCGATGGACTCAAAGTTTTGGTTGATGTGGGCGGTGGAAATGGAGTTACTCTAAATCTCATCACTTCCAAGTACCCTCAAATCAAAGGCATTAATTTTGATTTGCCCCATGTTTTAGCGGATGCACCTTCCTTTCCAG GTGTGGAGCATGTGGGTGGAGATATGTTTATTAGTGTCCCTAAGGGAGATGCTGTTTTCATGAAG TGGATACTCCATGGTTGGAGTGATGAATATTGCTTGAAACTTCTTCAAAAATGTTGGGAAGCAATTCCGAGTAAAGGGAAAGTGATAGTAGTGGAATCAGTTTTAGCAGTTGAAGCAGACAAGTCTAACTCTGTATCTACACAGATAGTATTTGAGCAAGATATGTTCATGTTAGCACAAACTTCAGGTGGAATGGAGAGGACACTAAAGGACTATCACAACTTGGCAATCAACTCTGGCTTTACCGGCTGTCAACTCATATGCTCTGCTTACAACACCTGGGTCATGGAGTTCCACAAACAATAA
- the LOC136201385 gene encoding PHD finger protein EHD3 isoform X2, protein MSGEEGTSKGVSPSEGIHCLKREATDNGFEIRNLTDSGECSSVLGVGVRTYKRRKYARSSSESKGQVQRGSMETASKLEDETIKEQSDCLPKKYASLDGSRTFVLECICRSLNNDDGVGIQGCIRDALKMEVQDPDTHAKDREKCSSQSQSIPNGTHYAAREHVVMSNESLDGTHRPVTTMCQRTFRLSLIHTRMRDGSYEHMPLLFYADIQLMWKKLQDIGKELNSIAKSLSDVSSAYYNEQFYNRKSYQNGKSEEIDPCRTYCVFSCQRCGGKADVRESLVCDSCEETYHVSCIEPAVKEIPPRTWYCTNCTARGMDSPHENCIVCARLNAPIIQCTQASAKGVSPANEKMFSDFEEASNCSRDDFCEASGGSRSVCCCKICGSEVENGEKVMICEHIDCTYKYYHMRCLTSNLLKSYGPRWYCPSCLCRVCLDDKDDDKIVLCDGCDHGYHMYCMNPPRMAVPRGKWFCVHCRVKLSKIGRAKRQYEKQGNNTKQEEKELHEKCVQELDNSREGMDILLTAALGHTYNSSPRF, encoded by the exons ATGAGTGGTGAGGAAGGAACAAGCAAAGGCGTGAGCCCAAGTGAGGGAATTCACTGCTTGAAACGTGAAGCAACAGATAATGGTTTTGAGATCAGGAATCTGACTGACAGTGGTGAGTGCAGCTCAGTACTCGGTGTGGGTGTTCGAACTTACAAGAGGCGTAAGTATGCAAGGTCAAGTTCAGAGAGTAAAGGTCAAGTTCAGAGAGGTTCCATGGAAACTGCTAGTAAATTGGAAGATGAG ACCATAAAGGAACAATCAGACTGTCTTCCGAAGAAATATGCTTCTTTGGATGGTTCAAGAACCTTTGTCCTTGAATGCATTTGTCGGTCCTTAAATAATGATGATGGAGTTGGTATTCAGGGTTGCATCCGCGATGCACTTAAGATGGAAGTTCAG GATCCTGATACTCATGCCAAAGATAGGGAAAAATGCTCCTCACAATCGCAGAGCATACCTAATGGAACTCACTATGCAGCTAGAGAGCATGTGGTCATGTCGAATGAATCTTTAGATGGAACACACCGACCTGTCACTACGATGTGCCAGCGTACTTTCC GCTTAAGTCTCATACACACAAGGATGAGGGATGGCAGTTATGAACATATGCCTTTGCTTTTTTATGCAGATATTCAACTG ATGtggaaaaagcttcaagacATCGGTAAGGAGTTGAATTCAATCGCAAAAAGCCTCTCAGATGTATCATCGGCTTACTATAATGAGCAG TTCTACAACAGGAAATCTTATCAGAATGGTAAATCAGAGGAAATAGACCCTTGCAGGACATATTGTGTCTTCAGTTGTCAGCGCTGTGGTGGCAAAGCAGATGTGAGGGAATCTTTAGTTTGTGATTCATGCGAGGAAACATACCATGTATCTTGTATTGAACCTGCTGTTAAAGAGATTCCTCCAAGAACTTGGTACTGTACAAACTGTACTGCTAGAGGAATGGATTCTCCCCATGAGAATTGTATAGTGTGTGCAAGGCTGAATGCCCCCATAATTCAATGCACTCAAGCCAGTGCCAAAGGAGTATCTCCTGCAAATGAAAAAATGTTCAGTGACTTTGAAGAGGCTTCAAATTGCTCTAGGGATGATTTCTGCGAAGCATCAGGAGGAAGTAGAAGTGTTTGTTGTTGTAAAATTTGTGGAAGTGAGGTGGAAAATGGCGAAAAGGTAATGATATGTGAGCATATTGATTGCACTTATAAGTATTACCACATGCGTTGCCTGACAAGTAACCTGTTAAAATCGTATGGTCCTCGCTGGTATTGTCCTTCATGTCTGTGTAGAGTTTGCCTTGATGATAAAGATGATGATAAGATTGTTCTATGTGATGGGTGCGATCATGGATATCACATGTATTGCATGAATCCACCGCGAATGGCAGTGCCGAGAGGGAAATGGTTCTGCGTACATTGTCGTGTGAAACTCAGTAAAATAGGCAGGGCAAAGAGGCAGTATGAGAAACAGGGAAATAATACTAAACAGGAAGAGAAGGAACTGCACGAGAAATGTGTCCAAGAATTGGACAACAGTAGAGAAGGGATGGACATACTTCTAACAGCAGCTCTAGGACATACTTATAACAGCAGCCCTAGATTTTGA